NNNNNNNNNNNNNNNNNNNNNNNNNNNNNNNNNNNNNNNNNNNNNNNNNNNNNNNNNNNNNNNNNNNNNNNNNNNNNNNNNNNNNNNNNNNNNNNNNNNNNNNNNNNNNNNNNNNNNNNNNNNNNNNNNNNNNNNNNNNNNNNNNNNNNNNNNNNNNNNNNNNNNNNNNNNNNNNNNNNNNNNNNNNNNNNNNNNNNNNNNNNNNNNNNNNNNNNNNNNNNNNNNNNNNNNNNNNNNNNNNNNNNNNNNNNNNNNNNNNNNNNNNNNNNNNNNNNNNNNNNNNNNNNNNNNNNNNNNNNNNNNNNNNNNNNNNNNNNNNNNNNNNNNNNNNNNNNNNNNNNNNNNNNNNNNNNNNNNNNNNNNNNNNNNNNNNNNNNNNNNNNNNNNNNNNNNNNNNNNNNNNNNNNNNNNNNNNNNNNNNNNNNNNNNNNNNNNNNNNNNNNNNNNNNNNNNNNNNNNNNNNNNNNNNNNNNNNNNNNNNNNNNNNNNNNNNNNNNNNNNNNNNNNNNNNNNNNNNNNNNNNNNNNNNNNNNNNNNNNNNNNNNNNNNNNNNNNNNNNNNNNNNNNNNNNNNNNNNNNNNNNNNNNNNNNNNNNNNNNNNNNNNNNNNNNNNNNNNNNNNNNNNNNNNNNNNNNNNNNNNNNNNNNNNNNNNNNNNNNNNNNNNNNNNNNNNNNNNNNNNNNNNNNNNNNNNNNNNNNNNNNNNNNNNNNNNNNNNNNNNNNNNNNNNNNNNNNNNNNNNNNNNNNNNNNNNNNNNNNNNNNNNNNNNNNNNNNNNNNNNNNNNNNNNNNNNNNNNNNNNNNNNNNNNNNNNNNNNNNNNNNNNNNNNNNNNNNNNNNNNNNNNNNNNNNNNNNNNNNNNNNNNNNNNNNNNNNNNNNNNNNNNNNNNNNNNNNNNNNNNNNNNNNNNNNNNNNNNNNNNNNNNNNNNNNNNNNNNNNNNNNNNNNNNNNNNNNNNNNNNNNNNNNNNNNNNNNNNNNNNNNNNNNNNNNNNNNNNNNNNNNNNNNNNNNNNNNNNNNNNNNNNNNNNNNNNNNNNNNNNNNNNNNNNNNNNNNNNNNNNNNNNNNNNNNNNNNNNNNNNNNNNNNNNNNNNNNNNNNNNNNNNNNNNNNNNNNNNNNNNNNNNNNNNNNNNNNNNNNNNNNNNNNNNNNNNNNNNNNNNNNNNNNNNNNNNNNNNNNNNNNNNNNNNNNNNNNNNNNNNNNNNNNNNNNNNNNNNNNNNNNNNNNNNNNNNNNNNNNNNNNNNNNNNNNNNNNNNNNNNNNNNNNNNNNNNNNNNNNNNNNNNNNNNNNNNNNNNNNNNNNNNNNNNNNNNNNNNNNNNNNNNNNNNNNNNNNNNNNNNNNNNNNNNNNNNNNNNNNNNNNNNNNNNNNNNNNNNNNNNNNNNNNNNNNNNNNNNNNNNNNNNNNNNNNNNNNNNNNNNNNNNNNNNNNNNNNNNNNNNNNNNNNNNNNNNNNNNNNNNNNNNNNNNNNNNNNNNNNNNNNNNNNNNNNNNNNNNNNNNNNNNNNNNNNNNNNNNNNNNNNNNNNNNNNNNNNNNNNNNNNNNNNNNNNNNNNNNNNNNNNNNNNNNNNNNNNNNNNNNNNNNNNNNNNNNNNNNNNNNNNNNNNNNNNNNNNNNNNNNNNNNNNNNNNNNNNNNNNNNNNNNNNNNNNNNNNNNNNNNNNNNNNNNNNNNNNNNNNNNNNNNNNNNNNNNNNNNNNNNNNNNNNNNNNNNNNNNNNNNNNNNNNNNNNNNNNNNNNNNNNNNNNNNNNNNNNNNNNNNNNNNNNNNNNNNNNNNNNNNNNNNNNNNNNNNNNNNNNNNNNNNNNNNNNNNNNNNNNNNNNNNNNNNNNNNNNNNNCCGAAGAGGTACAGGAGAGATTACTGGGCCATGGATTGAGCAGTATAGCAATGAACGTCCTCATGAGTCACTTGCGAATTTATCGCCAATTAACTTTAAAAAAATGAGAAATGAAAAGCACAGAAATTCCACTTTAGCACTGACATAAAAGTGGGGGCTTTACATACTTTAATAACTTAGTTAATGGTAATCCGAGTAGAATTGACTTTAAGAAATTCTCAAAATATTACAATCCTAAATTAAAAGAATATGATTTCTCTATTAAGTCTGCTTTAGAAAATATTAAATAAAAATAAAATCTATCTGGTCAGTAATGAGACTATCTGCGAACTAATATACACATGCATGCTTTAGCCTAACGTTTGTTCTTTGTATTTTCTTGTCGACTCTTTCGTATGAACAATAATGAGTAAGGCGCTTGTGATTAATATGGCAAAAGGGATGAGGTAGAGTGATTCTTTCATTTGGTCAGGTGTTGCATGATTAATTAAATGCCCACCGCTTAAGCCAGAGATTAAACTGCCTACAATCATTTGAAAAATAGGGCCGCCTCCCATATTAAACATATTTGTTGACGCTTGGACCGTTGCTCGGGGGGATCTCGAAAAATATTGTCCCATATAAGCAAAACGATGACACTCGCATTCGTGATAAAGCCAACAGCTAAAAGCACAAAAGCAAGTCCAAAATAAGAGAGTTGACCTTGCAGAATTAAAAACATGCAAAACGCTGCGATATAACCACATAGCATAAGCAATAATGGAGTTTTCTTTGTGCAGTCACTCAGGTAACCAAGAGCAATTCCACCAAATAAGCCTCCAATTGAAATCAATGAGGTTAAATAGGCGGATGATTCTGGTGAAAGTTGGTAGGTTTTATGCAAGAAAGTAGGGGCCCAGAGTGCTGAGAATGCTGTTTGGGGGCTACTTAAACAACCCACGTAAATAGCAATAAGCAGGAAAGTGGGAGATGAAAATAATTGCTTAAAGGTTTGCCAGACGTGTAGGACCCCAGCCTTTATATTGAGTTCAGTCGACTTTTTTTCCTATAATGGCCCATACGATCAGTAAAATACAACCAATAGCTGCAGCGAGCCAGTAGGTGAGTTGCCAGTGGCCTAAAATATTTGTAATGAATAACCAGGGACCTTGACCTAAAAAAGCGCCGAACATGCAAAAAGCCATCGTTAGGCCAATTAATAACCCTTTGCGCTTGAAGCCTATACTAAGGGCAAGTGTGCCAATTAC
This genomic stretch from Piscirickettsia litoralis harbors:
- a CDS encoding MFS transporter, producing MKAGVLHVWQTFKQLFSSPTFLLIAIYVGCLSSPQTAFSALWAPTFLHKTYQLSPESSAYLTSLISIGGLFGGIALGYLSDCTKKTPLLLMLCGYIAAFCMFLILQGQLSYFGLAFVLLAVGFITNASVIVLLIWDNIFRDPPEQRSKRQQICLIWEAALFFK